A stretch of the Bacillus sp. FJAT-18017 genome encodes the following:
- a CDS encoding GGDEF domain-containing protein — MYKDLIANIAIVIASMAFFGQLFKHQTMNSNLRMKLLGGIAAGLAGSLLMLYSVKVTDHTIIDFRNFAIIIVSLYGGLISGLTAGGIISAARFTIHGVNPSSLTAFLVIVCLAVLGAYLKKNPKWTALVKFTILNQVNILLFCIAITFLVKDRTMHMELYFYYGFFCFLGGFIICYISEFIARTNENYRKLQEMALKDFLTGLNNVRQFDEVWNREAFAAKQTGDPLSLLIMDIDYFKRINDKYGHPDGDKILKQLGQILDEIAGNRGGTAARNGGEEFSIILQGVAFLEAKQVAEEVRARVSGHDFEISDRKNINITVSIGVASFPDSTEEIDLMIKKADDHLYLAKNTGRNRVCA, encoded by the coding sequence ATGTACAAAGATCTCATTGCGAACATTGCTATTGTGATTGCTTCTATGGCTTTTTTTGGCCAATTATTCAAGCATCAGACGATGAACTCGAATCTGCGAATGAAACTGCTGGGCGGGATTGCAGCGGGTCTGGCCGGTTCCCTGTTAATGCTCTACTCAGTTAAAGTCACAGATCATACGATTATTGATTTTCGGAATTTTGCGATTATCATTGTCTCCCTATATGGTGGTCTAATAAGCGGGCTGACCGCAGGAGGAATTATTTCAGCTGCTCGCTTTACCATCCATGGGGTCAACCCTTCCTCCCTGACCGCTTTTCTCGTCATTGTTTGCCTAGCCGTTTTAGGTGCCTATCTTAAAAAAAATCCAAAGTGGACCGCCCTGGTTAAATTTACGATCCTGAATCAGGTCAATATACTGCTTTTCTGTATTGCAATTACATTTCTGGTGAAAGACAGGACTATGCATATGGAATTATATTTTTACTATGGCTTTTTCTGTTTTCTAGGTGGATTCATCATTTGCTACATAAGCGAATTCATCGCCCGAACCAATGAAAATTACCGCAAATTGCAGGAAATGGCGTTGAAAGATTTTCTGACGGGGCTAAATAATGTCAGACAGTTTGATGAAGTATGGAATCGAGAAGCGTTTGCCGCCAAGCAAACCGGAGACCCGCTCTCCCTTCTGATTATGGATATCGACTATTTTAAGAGAATTAATGATAAATATGGCCATCCTGACGGCGATAAAATCCTTAAACAACTTGGACAGATACTTGACGAAATCGCTGGAAATAGGGGAGGAACAGCGGCTAGGAATGGAGGAGAGGAATTCTCGATTATTCTTCAAGGAGTGGCATTTTTAGAGGCTAAGCAGGTGGCGGAGGAAGTTCGTGCCCGCGTCTCTGGCCACGATTTCGAAATTTCCGATCGAAAAAATATTAATATTACCGTTTCAATTGGCGTCGCCTCATTCCCGGATTCGACTGAGGAAATCGATCTGATGATTAAAAAAGCAGACGACCACCTGTACCTTGCTAAAAATACAGGAAGAAATCGGGTTTGCGCGTAG
- the ligD gene encoding non-homologous end-joining DNA ligase produces MEEIVVEGKSIEITHPDKIIWESLRITKLDYIHYLINVSDYLIEHAKDRLLMVWLYPHGIAGKKIEKRSVPQSAPEWVSHIFYKNKDRILLNDTATLVWAANYGAVEFHVPFDRHDKSDFPLEMVFDLDPPDDSSFKMVIEVALKLKDLLQSLGLLSVPRTSGSLGLQVFVPIEPIYTFEQTRRITTFIANYFQEQMPKQVTIERVVSKRGNKLYFDYLQLWRGRTMPVVYSPRAKRSATVVTPLTWSELEKGIHPTDFTIKNTLKRIEEKGDLFKPVTTEKHNQPLSEILSFIEKNNL; encoded by the coding sequence GTGGAGGAAATTGTTGTTGAGGGAAAATCTATTGAAATCACACACCCGGACAAAATCATTTGGGAGTCGCTACGGATAACGAAGCTCGACTATATTCACTATTTAATAAATGTGTCGGACTATCTAATCGAACATGCTAAAGACAGGTTATTAATGGTGTGGCTCTATCCCCATGGAATAGCGGGCAAAAAAATCGAAAAAAGATCTGTTCCCCAATCAGCACCGGAATGGGTCAGCCATATTTTCTATAAAAACAAAGATCGAATCTTATTAAATGACACCGCTACACTTGTTTGGGCCGCAAACTATGGCGCAGTTGAATTTCATGTTCCGTTTGATCGCCATGATAAGTCCGATTTCCCCCTGGAAATGGTATTTGATTTAGATCCTCCAGACGATTCAAGCTTTAAAATGGTTATAGAGGTAGCGTTGAAATTGAAGGACCTCCTTCAATCCCTCGGTCTGCTATCTGTACCAAGAACATCAGGTTCATTAGGGCTTCAAGTATTTGTACCAATTGAACCTATTTATACTTTTGAACAAACAAGAAGAATAACAACCTTTATCGCGAATTACTTTCAGGAACAAATGCCGAAGCAGGTTACAATTGAAAGAGTCGTATCAAAAAGAGGAAACAAACTTTATTTTGATTACTTGCAGCTATGGAGAGGGAGGACAATGCCAGTCGTATATTCGCCAAGAGCCAAGCGATCTGCAACCGTTGTCACCCCGCTGACCTGGTCTGAATTAGAAAAAGGCATACATCCTACAGACTTTACCATTAAAAATACACTGAAGAGGATAGAAGAAAAAGGCGATTTATTTAAGCCAGTAACAACAGAAAAACACAATCAACCCCTCAGTGAAATTCTAAGCTTTATTGAAAAAAACAATTTATAA
- a CDS encoding response regulator transcription factor, translated as MVKILLVDDEQMIMEVLEAYLVREGYEIVKADNGVDALKKARSENPNLIVLDLMLPDISGEEVCRLVRMDSDVPILMLTAKGTEEDKINGIVIGADDYVTKPFSPREVVVRIQAILRRMKKTVEQKPEKLEFDGGLSIDTEKKEVTCGGELVSLTPIEYKLLTNMAENPGRVYSRMDLLEKIQDEGMYYEGYERSVDTHIKNLRKKIEHDSRQPQFILTVFGMGYKFGGTPHAANAKS; from the coding sequence ATGGTGAAAATTCTGCTTGTTGACGATGAACAGATGATTATGGAAGTGCTGGAAGCCTATCTTGTAAGAGAGGGCTATGAGATTGTGAAGGCGGATAATGGGGTTGACGCGCTGAAGAAAGCCAGGTCGGAAAACCCTAATTTAATAGTGCTAGATTTGATGCTACCGGATATTTCCGGCGAGGAGGTTTGCCGCCTGGTCAGGATGGATTCGGATGTGCCGATTTTGATGCTGACGGCGAAGGGGACCGAGGAGGACAAAATCAACGGGATTGTGATCGGAGCGGATGATTATGTGACGAAGCCGTTCTCGCCTCGTGAGGTGGTTGTCAGGATTCAGGCAATTTTGCGGCGCATGAAGAAGACGGTGGAACAAAAGCCGGAGAAGCTTGAGTTCGATGGCGGTCTGTCAATTGATACGGAGAAAAAAGAAGTGACTTGTGGTGGTGAGCTTGTCAGCCTGACCCCGATTGAGTACAAGTTGCTGACGAATATGGCGGAAAATCCGGGCCGCGTGTACAGCCGGATGGACCTTCTGGAAAAAATCCAGGATGAAGGCATGTATTACGAGGGCTATGAGCGGAGTGTTGATACACATATCAAGAATCTCAGGAAAAAGATCGAGCATGATTCGAGGCAGCCTCAGTTCATACTGACCGTGTTCGGGATGGGTTACAAATTCGGGGGTACTCCGCATGCTGCGAACGCTAAGAGCTAG
- a CDS encoding sensor histidine kinase yields the protein MLRTLRARVLFYMLLVSMIGIVVVSIFIQWGFDKSFNNYLERGREHKIERVINQAKADYQRSGRFDSEQLKRLTHEYALSEELYFQIYDNNGRVRHNTLQLRTILNSMGVAVPANEEGLDSKSYPLVVNSERAGEVAAFFSVDFVQEESNFLQTIQLYIILAVCLTVIIAIIFSAIFSKTLTSGLNKLQFAADQLQKHDLGIRVPLGGLPDEIKQLAISFNNLAESLSKEEMLRKNFTGDLAHELRTPLATLRSQIEAYQDGIWEPTPQRLKQSHFELMRLVRLVNELEKLLAAENPQMQLELVKMEAGMVLSSMWEMFSPAFHDKGVKLNYIEPEEEEWFYGDRDKVSQVLSNVINNALKYTPEGKQVTLSVNGDNAYSVGFIVEDEGAGMAEEDLPHIFERFYRGDKSRDRKTGGAGIGLSIVKALMEAHKGRVQVKSKLNKGTTFTLWFPREEE from the coding sequence ATGCTGCGAACGCTAAGAGCTAGGGTCCTTTTTTACATGCTGCTTGTCTCGATGATCGGGATTGTAGTTGTGAGCATATTCATTCAATGGGGCTTTGACAAGAGCTTCAACAACTACTTGGAGCGAGGCCGTGAGCATAAGATTGAGCGGGTCATCAATCAGGCGAAGGCCGATTATCAGCGGTCAGGAAGGTTTGATAGCGAGCAGCTTAAGCGGCTGACCCATGAGTATGCTCTGAGCGAGGAACTTTATTTTCAGATTTACGATAATAATGGGCGAGTGCGGCACAACACATTGCAGCTTAGAACGATTTTGAATAGTATGGGTGTTGCGGTACCCGCGAATGAGGAAGGACTGGATTCAAAGTCCTATCCCCTGGTTGTCAATAGTGAAAGGGCAGGCGAGGTTGCCGCATTCTTTTCTGTTGATTTTGTCCAGGAGGAATCCAACTTTCTGCAGACCATTCAGTTGTATATCATACTGGCTGTTTGTCTGACGGTCATCATTGCAATTATTTTCTCTGCAATTTTTTCAAAAACATTAACGTCCGGGCTGAATAAGCTGCAATTTGCCGCGGATCAGCTGCAAAAGCATGATCTCGGTATCCGGGTACCACTTGGCGGGCTGCCGGATGAAATTAAACAGCTGGCCATCTCGTTTAATAATTTAGCAGAGTCATTGTCAAAAGAAGAGATGCTCCGCAAAAATTTCACGGGCGACCTGGCCCATGAACTGAGGACGCCGCTTGCGACATTGCGAAGCCAGATCGAGGCTTACCAGGATGGGATTTGGGAGCCGACGCCGCAGCGGCTTAAGCAGAGTCATTTCGAATTGATGCGGCTCGTCCGTCTTGTCAATGAGCTTGAGAAGCTTTTGGCCGCCGAAAATCCGCAAATGCAGCTTGAGCTTGTCAAAATGGAGGCAGGCATGGTGCTGTCGTCGATGTGGGAAATGTTCTCGCCGGCTTTCCACGACAAAGGCGTCAAACTCAATTACATTGAGCCTGAAGAAGAGGAATGGTTTTACGGCGACCGTGACAAGGTCAGCCAGGTTTTGTCCAATGTCATTAACAATGCCTTGAAGTATACGCCTGAAGGCAAGCAGGTTACACTGTCTGTCAATGGCGACAATGCCTATTCGGTCGGGTTTATAGTCGAGGACGAAGGTGCCGGAATGGCCGAGGAAGATCTGCCGCATATTTTCGAGCGCTTCTACCGCGGTGACAAGTCACGTGACCGGAAGACCGGGGGCGCCGGAATTGGCCTTTCGATTGTAAAAGCGCTGATGGAGGCCCATAAAGGCCGGGTCCAGGTGAAAAGCAAGCTGAATAAAGGCACGACCTTCACACTCTGGTTCCCGAGGGAAGAGGAGTAG
- a CDS encoding class I SAM-dependent rRNA methyltransferase translates to MKKEVTLTVKSKFVNKYKSGYPLISKEAIINWNEVNEEGTIIRLVDERNKFIAKGYFGKQNKGYGWVLSRNENEQIDQRFFVNKLRDAINYRESFFNSPDTNAFRIVNGEGDGLGGLTIENFDGYYLINWYSKGIYRFREYIINALKELAEFKAIYQKKRFDVSGKYIEEDDFVVGERGTFPIIVKENGVNFAVYLNESAMVGVFLDQSEVRKRIRDAYAEGKTVLNTFSYTGAFSVFAAIGGAVKTTSVDLANRSLNKTIEQFSLNGIDYESQDIIVEDVFNYFKYAVKKQLTFDMVILDPPSFARSKRTVFSAEKDYKNLLKEAIAITEDEGIIVASTNSGSFNMEKFKSFIDQAFNETYRKYQLVEEFSLPKDFKTIKEFPEGGYLKVVFIKNLP, encoded by the coding sequence ATGAAAAAAGAAGTCACTTTAACAGTAAAAAGCAAGTTTGTAAATAAATATAAAAGTGGTTATCCTCTTATATCAAAGGAAGCCATAATTAATTGGAACGAAGTTAATGAAGAAGGAACCATTATCCGTCTCGTTGATGAAAGGAATAAGTTCATAGCAAAAGGCTATTTTGGCAAACAAAACAAAGGTTACGGGTGGGTTCTTAGTAGAAATGAGAATGAACAAATCGACCAAAGGTTTTTTGTTAATAAATTAAGGGATGCAATCAATTATAGAGAATCGTTTTTTAATAGCCCGGATACCAATGCCTTCAGAATAGTAAATGGCGAAGGTGACGGTTTAGGCGGATTAACGATAGAGAATTTTGATGGCTATTATTTAATCAACTGGTATAGCAAAGGAATTTACCGCTTTCGAGAGTATATTATAAATGCTCTGAAAGAATTGGCTGAGTTTAAAGCAATTTACCAAAAGAAAAGATTTGATGTCAGCGGGAAATATATTGAAGAAGATGATTTCGTAGTGGGAGAAAGAGGAACCTTCCCGATTATCGTAAAGGAAAATGGAGTAAACTTTGCTGTTTACTTAAATGAAAGTGCGATGGTTGGTGTATTTTTAGATCAAAGTGAGGTAAGAAAGAGAATCAGGGATGCTTATGCGGAAGGAAAGACCGTACTGAATACCTTTTCCTACACAGGTGCGTTTTCAGTATTTGCTGCCATAGGAGGCGCAGTTAAAACGACAAGTGTCGATTTAGCAAATAGGAGCTTAAACAAAACCATTGAGCAGTTTAGTTTAAACGGGATAGATTATGAATCACAGGATATCATTGTTGAAGACGTGTTCAATTACTTTAAATATGCGGTAAAAAAGCAGCTAACGTTTGATATGGTTATACTGGACCCTCCAAGCTTTGCAAGGTCAAAAAGAACAGTATTCAGCGCTGAAAAGGACTACAAAAATCTTTTAAAGGAAGCTATTGCTATAACGGAAGACGAGGGGATTATCGTAGCTTCCACCAATTCTGGCTCTTTTAATATGGAAAAATTTAAAAGCTTTATTGATCAGGCATTTAATGAAACATATCGGAAATATCAGCTAGTTGAGGAGTTTTCGCTTC
- the ligD gene encoding non-homologous end-joining DNA ligase: MINLEPILPMEPVASTSIPNGEDWIAQVKWDGVRVLTYADDGEVRLYNRKKNERTMHYPEITNISEYCSSRSVILDGEVISLGKNGKPSFQRVMRRDGLRNIDRVRIAIESVPIIYMIFDIIYLDGVWIHDKSLHERNQLLSSIITPNEHIQLVPSVYQTQGLFNAVQDQEMEGIVLKRVDSLYTIGKKREDWLKLKNFQDVIAVIGGFTLRHNTVNSILLGLYDSMGRLQYVGHTGTGKMTVSDWKELTKELKEIVTEHLPFNKIPQRHKDAVWVQPKKTVKIKFAEWTEGGALRQPSIEGFIEIPPQECLLERI, translated from the coding sequence GTGATCAATCTGGAACCGATTTTACCGATGGAGCCGGTTGCTAGTACTTCCATCCCAAATGGAGAAGACTGGATTGCCCAAGTGAAATGGGATGGCGTCCGAGTTCTTACCTACGCGGATGATGGTGAGGTGCGGCTTTATAATCGAAAAAAGAATGAACGGACAATGCACTACCCGGAGATAACGAACATTAGTGAATATTGCAGCAGCCGTTCCGTGATTTTAGACGGTGAAGTGATTTCTTTAGGTAAAAATGGTAAGCCCTCTTTTCAACGTGTTATGAGGCGAGATGGCTTAAGAAATATTGACCGTGTAAGGATAGCAATCGAATCCGTACCAATCATCTATATGATATTCGACATTATTTACCTGGATGGCGTGTGGATACATGACAAGTCGTTACATGAAAGAAACCAGCTATTATCCTCTATCATCACACCTAATGAACATATACAGCTAGTTCCGTCTGTTTACCAGACCCAAGGCTTATTTAACGCAGTTCAGGATCAAGAGATGGAAGGGATTGTGCTTAAAAGGGTAGATTCCCTCTATACAATAGGAAAGAAACGGGAGGATTGGCTCAAGCTAAAAAATTTCCAGGATGTCATTGCGGTGATTGGCGGTTTTACTCTAAGACATAACACTGTTAATTCCATTTTGCTCGGGTTATATGATTCTATGGGAAGACTGCAGTATGTGGGACACACAGGCACAGGAAAAATGACAGTCAGCGACTGGAAAGAGCTGACGAAAGAATTAAAAGAAATTGTAACCGAGCATCTTCCTTTCAATAAGATACCGCAACGACATAAGGATGCTGTCTGGGTGCAGCCGAAAAAAACAGTAAAGATAAAATTTGCCGAATGGACAGAAGGTGGAGCATTGAGACAGCCAAGTATCGAGGGATTCATTGAAATTCCACCGCAAGAGTGTTTGCTTGAAAGAATCTAG